A window of the bacterium genome harbors these coding sequences:
- a CDS encoding dihydroorotate dehydrogenase, giving the protein MRQRRRAVDLRVSVGTVELPNPVLCASGTAGYGTEMAGVMDLTAPGAVVVKSLSAEPWPGNPAPRVDATPAGMINSVGLQGPGVAAWAAEQLPALQAAGVRVVASIWGRTVEEYRRAAELLAPHRDGILALEVNLSCPNLEAGEHLFARAPESTAAATEAAAAAGLPRWAKLSLVAPDIVAVAAAAREAGAAAVTLINTVPGMVIDIAERRPVLGAGAGGVSGPAIRPLAVRAVWETHAAFGDLPIVAAGGVARGADAVEMLMAGACAVQV; this is encoded by the coding sequence GTGAGGCAGCGCCGGCGGGCCGTCGACCTGCGGGTCTCGGTGGGCACGGTGGAGTTGCCGAACCCGGTGCTGTGCGCCTCGGGCACGGCGGGCTACGGAACCGAGATGGCCGGCGTGATGGACCTGACGGCGCCCGGCGCGGTCGTCGTGAAGTCGCTCTCCGCCGAGCCGTGGCCGGGAAATCCCGCCCCCCGGGTGGACGCAACCCCGGCGGGGATGATCAACAGCGTCGGCCTGCAGGGACCGGGCGTGGCGGCCTGGGCGGCCGAGCAACTGCCGGCGCTTCAGGCGGCCGGCGTGCGCGTGGTGGCCAGCATCTGGGGTCGCACCGTCGAGGAGTACCGCAGGGCCGCCGAACTGCTGGCACCGCACCGCGACGGCATCCTGGCCCTCGAAGTGAACCTCTCCTGCCCCAACCTGGAGGCGGGCGAGCACCTCTTCGCCCGGGCGCCCGAGTCCACCGCCGCTGCCACCGAGGCAGCCGCCGCAGCCGGTCTGCCGCGCTGGGCCAAGCTGAGCCTCGTCGCTCCCGACATCGTGGCGGTGGCGGCCGCCGCCCGGGAGGCCGGAGCGGCCGCGGTGACCCTCATCAACACAGTCCCGGGCATGGTCATCGATATCGCCGAGCGTCGCCCGGTCCTGGGCGCCGGTGCCGGCGGCGTGTCGGGCCCGGCCATCCGCCCCCTGGCGGTGCGGGCGGTCTGGGAGACGCACGCGGCGTTCGGCGACCTGCCGATCGTGGCCGCGGGCGGAGTGGCGCGCGGCGCCGATGCGGTCGAGATGCTGATGGCGGGCGCCTGCGCCGTGCAGGTC